A window of Cheilinus undulatus linkage group 1, ASM1832078v1, whole genome shotgun sequence contains these coding sequences:
- the sirt3 gene encoding NAD-dependent protein deacetylase sirtuin-3, mitochondrial isoform X2 — MAGAGISTPSGIPDFRSPGSGLYDNLQQYDLPYAEAIFEINFFHHNPNPFFTLAKELYPGNYQPNVTHYFVRLLHEKGQLLRMYTQNIDGLERLSGIPPEMLVEAHGTFATATCTVCRRKYEGEELRPDVMSGKVPRCPTCTGVVKPDIVFFGEELPRHFFKYLTDFPLADLLIIMGTSLEVEPFASLAGAVRSSVPRLLINRDLVGPFAWRRWPQDVIQQGDVVSGVQALVDALGWSQELKALMAARGQTDSAKPED; from the exons GTCTCCAGGTAGCGGTCTCTATGATAACCTGCAGCAGTACGACCTGCCATACGCAGAGGCCATATTTGAGATCAACTTTTTCCATCACAACCCGAACCCGTTCTTCACCCTGGCCAAAGAGCTGTACCCTGGAAACTACCAGCCCAACGTGACTCACTACTTTGTGCGTCTGCTTCATGAGAAGGGTCAGCTGCTCCGGATGTACACGCAGAACATCGACGGCCTGGAGAGAT tGTCGGGGATTCCTCCAGAGATGTTGGTGGAGGCTCATGGGACGTTTGCCACGGCGACCTGCACTGTCTGTAGGAGGAAATACGAGGGGGAGGAGCTAAGA CCAGACGTGATGAGCGGGAAGGTTCCCAGGTGTCCCACCTGCACAGGTGTGGTCAAGCCCGACATCGTGTTCTTTGGGGAGGAGCTTCCTCGTCACTTCTTTAAATACCTGACGGACTTTCCTCTGGCAGACCTGCTGATCATCATGGGAACGTCTCTGGAG GTGGAGCCCTTCGCCAGTCTGGCAGGAGCCGTGCGGAGCTCTGTGCCCCGCCTACTCATCAACAGGGACCTGGTGGGTCCCTTTGCATGGCGGCGGTGGCCCCAGGATGTCATTCAGCAGGGCGATGTTGTCAGTGGTGTCCAAGCTCTGGTCGACGCTCTCGGGTGGAGTCAGGAGCTCAAAGCTCTGATGGCCGCCAGGGGCCAGACG GATTCAGCGAAACCAGAGGATTGA